A DNA window from Methanobacteriaceae archaeon contains the following coding sequences:
- a CDS encoding DUF1188 family protein: protein MIIKERGITEEVFTMYSGIEVGEIVNRITDIKAEATLGWVKSLDVEVQETVIVGAYITGMKLADQFKKFSKVTVIDIQPHLAHLLGDGVEFSDDLTRIRKADLVMDTTGLGGLSPETVREYVNSDVPIFLAEDPTSDGSDHRIMKKSNIKHRINVSTSKYKGILKTGGLNTKTSGTMTLTMELLRKSLDDVLESSGVLYGVAGMNFYEGVLFKEKDHKKFLSLLQEPALILSALQPLSSDGIIEKYLRKINSRVEDVSI from the coding sequence ATGATCATTAAGGAAAGGGGAATCACAGAAGAAGTTTTTACCATGTATTCAGGAATAGAAGTCGGAGAAATAGTTAACCGAATAACGGATATTAAAGCTGAGGCCACTCTGGGGTGGGTTAAGTCACTGGATGTGGAGGTTCAGGAGACAGTGATTGTAGGAGCCTACATCACTGGAATGAAACTGGCTGACCAATTCAAGAAATTTTCAAAGGTCACAGTTATTGACATTCAACCCCACCTAGCACACCTTCTAGGAGATGGTGTTGAGTTTTCTGATGACTTAACCAGGATCAGAAAAGCTGATCTGGTAATGGACACCACAGGTTTAGGGGGTTTAAGCCCGGAAACTGTTCGAGAGTATGTTAATTCTGATGTTCCCATATTCCTGGCAGAGGACCCCACCTCTGATGGAAGCGACCACCGAATTATGAAGAAAAGTAACATAAAGCACAGAATTAATGTTTCTACTTCTAAATACAAGGGAATTTTAAAAACAGGAGGGTTGAACACTAAAACTTCCGGGACCATGACTCTAACCATGGAACTTCTCAGAAAAAGCCTGGATGATGTTTTAGAAAGTAGCGGAGTTCTATATGGTGTGGCTGGTATGAATTTCTATGAAGGGGTTCTTTTCAAAGAAAAAGATCATAAAAAATTTCTATCCCTCCTCCAGGAACCTGCATTAATACTATCTGCACTTCAACCCTTATCCTCAGATGGGATTATTGAGAAATATCTCCGGAAAATAAATTCAAGGGTGGAAGATGTTAGCATCTGA
- a CDS encoding Nif3-like dinuclear metal center hexameric protein: protein MLASELFQSLEKKVPLKLALKDDKVGFIGPGLPSEIEVEKVEVILDVLPETDLESREVDLLVCHHPPLFPPTIPTYIIHSNWDIVQGGANDALAHSLKLKASHVLEDETGIGRICETDCSLDDFTKNVFDSIDVDYIRIVPGNNNRIKKVALISGFGLNPHYIKLASEKGADLLLSGDLTHPGSILARKLGINLVDATHQATEIPGLIKLCQIFSDLGVKAHLNFSEMPWKTHLKSKDNL from the coding sequence ATGTTAGCATCTGAATTATTCCAGTCACTTGAAAAAAAGGTTCCTCTCAAACTGGCCCTAAAGGATGATAAAGTAGGATTCATAGGCCCCGGCCTTCCGAGTGAAATTGAGGTGGAAAAAGTAGAAGTAATTTTAGATGTGCTTCCAGAAACTGATCTGGAAAGTAGGGAAGTGGACCTCCTGGTTTGTCACCATCCACCACTCTTTCCTCCAACTATTCCCACTTACATCATCCATTCCAATTGGGATATTGTCCAGGGCGGAGCCAACGACGCCCTGGCCCACTCCCTAAAACTAAAAGCTTCCCATGTTTTAGAAGATGAAACCGGAATAGGAAGGATTTGTGAAACAGATTGCAGCCTTGATGATTTCACGAAAAATGTATTTGATTCCATTGATGTAGATTATATTCGAATTGTTCCAGGGAACAATAATCGAATAAAAAAAGTAGCCTTAATATCAGGTTTTGGTTTAAATCCTCATTATATAAAACTTGCCAGTGAAAAAGGAGCAGATTTATTATTATCAGGGGATCTCACTCATCCTGGAAGCATACTTGCCCGGAAATTAGGCATTAATCTGGTGGATGCTACTCACCAGGCCACAGAAATTCCAGGGTTAATCAAACTTTGCCAGATATTCAGTGACTTGGGAGTAAAAGCCCATTTAAATTTCTCTGAAATGCCCTGGAAAACTCATTTAAAATCCAAAGATAATTTATAG
- a CDS encoding UPF0254 family protein — protein sequence MTLKIATAECFTHGIVAREIHAWAQGYQGEFGPNVLKPDSIDKLQGEVLLLCGLFIPTLSALKTVLKVDAPEPAELKRGIKVYYEEEDQEVAVLMAQAVKDISGADIGIGTTAGIGKGGIAIAGDEFTVRATSDVYADLLMPDSEQLLLRQKSGVEKTLLLLEEILAPE from the coding sequence ATGACTCTGAAAATTGCCACAGCCGAGTGTTTCACCCATGGAATAGTAGCCCGCGAAATACATGCCTGGGCCCAGGGTTATCAGGGAGAATTCGGTCCAAATGTACTGAAGCCAGATAGCATAGATAAACTCCAAGGTGAGGTCCTGCTTCTGTGTGGACTGTTCATTCCCACACTCAGTGCACTTAAAACAGTTCTGAAGGTTGATGCTCCTGAACCTGCTGAATTGAAGAGAGGAATAAAGGTTTACTATGAAGAAGAGGATCAGGAGGTGGCAGTATTAATGGCTCAAGCTGTTAAAGACATATCAGGGGCGGATATAGGTATCGGAACCACCGCTGGGATTGGTAAGGGAGGAATTGCCATAGCGGGCGATGAATTCACAGTTCGAGCTACTTCTGATGTATACGCAGATCTGCTAATGCCTGACTCAGAGCAGCTTCTTTTGAGACAGAAATCCGGTGTAGAAAAAACCTTGCTTCTTCTGGAAGAGATTTTAGCTCCTGAATAA
- a CDS encoding VWA domain-containing protein: MHHKFVIFPFTAMVGHDILKKALLINAIDPSIGGVLIKGDKGTGKSTFVRSLSYLLPQIEIVKGCAFNCHPSDLKLMCASCQEKYKEKGTLPSVSKRMEIVDLPISATEDMVIGTINIKKVLKDGVKALEPGILARANRNILYIDEVNLLDDHLVNVLLDSAAMGVNLVEREGISIYHPSRFILVGTMNPEEGDLRPQILDRFGLSVEVRALESKEERLKIMQYRREFDQDPWKFEQKFKSRQEQLQDVIINAQEILPQVKVSKEMMEKIVEITTSLGIKTHRADIVMEKTSRALAALDGRREVIEEDLKEAALMALTHRMKQLPFQKDEPLTPETIENLIQGEPPEEVFEINRERQLKKDITRQEAMGAVQGKNSSKVTGKRGMYLKARDSKKPTSVAVDATVRKAARENSIGVKGELVILPEHVMEKVRVSKGESLYIILLDSSSSMSLDKKIGFAKSLSWLLLKESYEKKNRVALLSFRGDEAEILSPPTRDVNKIEESLENLPTGGKTPLTPAIYQALEMAKLEKKATPTLIIISDGRGNVFLEDNLETDIKLISEMIEGVNLVFVNAETRNRSIGVLEDISTTLTAAHFYLDEVV, from the coding sequence ATGCATCATAAATTTGTTATTTTTCCATTCACTGCCATGGTGGGTCATGACATACTCAAAAAAGCTCTTCTAATCAATGCCATTGATCCATCAATTGGGGGAGTACTAATAAAAGGAGACAAGGGAACTGGAAAATCCACTTTCGTGCGTTCACTATCCTATTTACTGCCCCAGATAGAAATTGTGAAGGGGTGTGCTTTTAACTGCCATCCCTCTGATTTGAAGTTAATGTGTGCTTCTTGTCAGGAAAAATACAAAGAAAAAGGAACTCTTCCCTCAGTTTCCAAGAGAATGGAAATAGTGGACCTCCCCATATCTGCCACTGAAGACATGGTAATTGGAACCATAAACATTAAAAAAGTTTTAAAAGACGGTGTTAAAGCGTTAGAGCCAGGTATTCTGGCAAGGGCAAATAGAAACATCCTCTACATCGATGAGGTGAACCTACTTGATGATCACCTGGTAAACGTGTTACTGGATTCTGCAGCCATGGGTGTGAACCTGGTGGAACGAGAGGGAATATCCATCTACCATCCCTCCAGATTTATCTTGGTCGGGACCATGAACCCTGAAGAAGGAGATCTGCGCCCGCAAATACTGGACAGATTCGGCTTGTCAGTTGAGGTCAGAGCCCTGGAATCAAAGGAAGAACGTCTTAAAATAATGCAGTACCGTAGAGAATTTGACCAGGATCCCTGGAAATTTGAACAGAAATTCAAATCACGTCAGGAACAACTGCAGGATGTCATTATAAATGCCCAAGAAATTCTACCCCAAGTCAAAGTTTCAAAGGAAATGATGGAGAAAATAGTGGAAATCACCACCAGCCTGGGTATAAAAACCCATCGAGCAGATATCGTCATGGAAAAAACATCCCGCGCTCTGGCAGCACTGGATGGAAGGCGCGAAGTAATCGAAGAAGACCTGAAAGAGGCAGCTTTAATGGCATTAACCCACCGGATGAAACAGTTACCATTCCAGAAGGATGAACCCCTCACCCCGGAGACCATTGAAAACCTGATACAGGGCGAACCTCCAGAAGAAGTTTTTGAAATTAATCGTGAGCGACAGCTGAAAAAGGATATCACCCGTCAGGAGGCCATGGGGGCAGTGCAGGGTAAAAACAGTTCCAAGGTCACAGGAAAAAGGGGAATGTACTTGAAGGCCAGGGATAGTAAAAAACCCACCAGCGTGGCAGTAGATGCCACTGTGCGCAAGGCAGCTCGGGAAAATAGTATTGGAGTCAAAGGAGAGTTGGTAATATTACCAGAGCATGTTATGGAAAAGGTCCGGGTCAGCAAGGGTGAATCCCTTTACATCATACTACTTGATTCATCATCTTCCATGAGCCTGGATAAAAAAATCGGGTTTGCTAAAAGCCTTTCCTGGCTCCTTCTCAAAGAATCTTACGAAAAAAAGAACCGTGTAGCTCTTTTATCCTTCCGGGGAGATGAGGCCGAGATTTTATCTCCACCCACCCGTGATGTGAATAAAATTGAAGAATCCCTGGAGAACCTGCCCACCGGAGGAAAAACACCACTTACTCCTGCCATTTATCAGGCCCTGGAAATGGCAAAACTGGAGAAAAAAGCAACCCCCACTTTGATTATAATTTCAGATGGCAGAGGGAACGTTTTCCTGGAGGATAATCTGGAAACAGATATCAAACTGATTTCTGAAATGATTGAAGGAGTAAATCTGGTATTTGTCAATGCCGAAACCAGAAATAGGAGCATAGGTGTTCTGGAGGATATTTCCACCACTCTAACCGCTGCACATTTTTATCTGGATGAAGTGGTGTGA
- a CDS encoding MptD family putative ECF transporter S component, with amino-acid sequence MNLQKFTTRDLAFIGMIIALMFIVQTVTILGISALTPIEPAKSVASAFFVSIVIAIGLAKVGKIGTFTIIGVVNGIICGFIMPAFLPLLPTTILGGLAADAVTKIKFSQYGSRNSLIAACGVNQFVETLVILTVPFLFGFSQNILTPTLILVSALITTTLGALGGWVGSRIVKELKKAGAIGE; translated from the coding sequence ATGAATCTACAAAAGTTTACCACCCGAGACCTGGCTTTTATTGGTATGATAATTGCTTTAATGTTCATTGTGCAGACCGTAACCATTCTGGGCATCTCTGCCCTAACACCCATAGAACCAGCTAAATCAGTGGCCTCAGCATTCTTTGTAAGCATTGTGATTGCCATTGGACTGGCTAAAGTAGGGAAGATAGGCACATTCACCATTATTGGTGTGGTTAATGGGATAATATGCGGCTTTATCATGCCTGCATTTTTACCACTGCTTCCCACCACCATTCTGGGAGGATTAGCAGCTGATGCAGTGACTAAGATCAAATTCAGCCAATACGGTTCCAGAAATTCTTTAATTGCAGCCTGCGGAGTTAACCAGTTTGTGGAAACCCTGGTGATCCTCACTGTCCCCTTTTTATTCGGATTTTCACAGAACATCCTCACCCCTACCCTGATACTGGTTTCTGCACTCATCACCACCACCCTGGGTGCCCTGGGAGGCTGGGTTGGTTCTAGGATAGTTAAGGAACTCAAAAAAGCAGGGGCGATTGGCGAGTGA
- a CDS encoding energy-coupling factor transporter transmembrane protein EcfT, which produces MILESLFSPFTTDINEVDSMVHRLDPRTKMGLLLGVTLLSVYMENIILLLTLEILLLLLAIISRTFRSMIRFLLLFFIFGLIAVVALALITGNFNYSLVSFSPFFARFGVMITAGLLFALTTSPNNLAQALEKMRFPPALSFTLTITLRYIPTLAREAAAIMNALKLRGINLTAWDIIRRPSYFYRGIIIPLLIRTLKLSDEIAIAAESRGFKGGEGRSSLKTLKIGANDLLFAFFIASAAFSLLLIDKSSLLAIPGG; this is translated from the coding sequence GTGATCCTGGAGAGTCTTTTTTCACCATTCACCACAGATATAAATGAAGTAGACTCCATGGTGCACCGGCTGGACCCCCGCACCAAAATGGGACTTCTTCTAGGTGTAACTCTCCTATCAGTATATATGGAAAACATAATCCTGCTTTTAACACTGGAAATATTGTTGCTATTATTAGCGATTATCTCCAGAACCTTTCGCAGCATGATACGATTTCTTTTACTTTTTTTCATCTTTGGCTTAATAGCTGTGGTGGCACTGGCTTTAATAACCGGAAATTTCAACTATTCTCTGGTGTCATTCAGTCCCTTTTTCGCCCGTTTCGGGGTGATGATCACTGCTGGACTGTTATTCGCCTTAACCACATCTCCCAACAACCTGGCCCAGGCCCTGGAAAAGATGCGCTTTCCCCCAGCTTTAAGTTTCACCCTCACCATTACCCTCCGTTACATCCCCACCCTGGCCCGGGAAGCCGCTGCCATAATGAACGCCCTGAAGCTGCGGGGAATAAACCTGACCGCCTGGGACATCATCCGCAGACCATCTTACTTTTACCGGGGAATAATAATCCCCTTATTAATTCGCACCCTTAAACTATCAGATGAAATCGCCATCGCCGCTGAAAGTCGCGGATTTAAAGGTGGAGAAGGACGATCCAGTTTGAAGACACTAAAAATAGGGGCTAACGACCTATTGTTCGCATTTTTCATTGCATCAGCCGCCTTTTCTCTGCTTTTAATAGATAAATCATCTTTATTAGCAATACCTGGGGGCTGA
- a CDS encoding ABC transporter ATP-binding protein, with product MRGEVIIKDKNTKDYHVSEIAPYLGFIFQNPESQFFTLRVEDEVAFGPENLGLNPDEIHERVTEALKYVNMPSFRKRNVFNLSEGQKQRVAVAANLALNPEVLVLDEPTSNLDPQGAFELFQVLEKLEKTGKTIILIDHRTHYARKLADRILIMEDGKIVKEGGPELLDDPLLREKHGIRNPKPPSTYKYHLEDENHQKMGKAENTVLEVKNITYQYGNGFRIGDVSFSLFEKEVLGIKGANGSGKTTLAKLLAGLIKPSQGEIKFSQNSKKLPVARKLGMVLQNPDHQLFMDSVYTELSFGLPELGFSSQQIKEQVEEVIDSMNLKKLKNRHPHSLSGGEKQRTLISALMTRKPQILILDEPTTGMDNYHMKQLVKEIKNLRKTGMAVILISHDQEFIQKAATRVITISHGQITDDKYMHQFT from the coding sequence ATGAGAGGCGAGGTCATAATTAAGGATAAAAACACTAAGGATTATCATGTTTCAGAAATTGCTCCATATTTGGGGTTTATTTTTCAAAATCCGGAGTCGCAATTTTTCACTCTACGCGTGGAGGATGAGGTGGCATTTGGCCCGGAGAACCTGGGATTGAATCCAGATGAGATTCATGAAAGGGTTACTGAGGCTCTGAAATATGTGAACATGCCCAGTTTCAGAAAACGTAACGTATTCAACCTTTCTGAAGGTCAGAAGCAGAGAGTAGCCGTAGCAGCCAACCTGGCACTTAATCCAGAGGTACTGGTACTGGATGAACCCACCTCCAACCTGGATCCCCAGGGAGCCTTCGAACTTTTCCAGGTGCTTGAAAAACTGGAAAAAACAGGTAAAACAATTATACTAATCGACCACCGCACCCATTATGCCAGAAAACTCGCAGACCGGATTTTAATCATGGAAGATGGTAAAATCGTAAAGGAAGGAGGCCCTGAACTTTTAGATGATCCCCTTCTACGGGAAAAACATGGAATAAGGAATCCAAAACCGCCATCCACTTACAAATATCACTTGGAGGATGAAAATCATCAAAAAATGGGAAAAGCTGAAAATACGGTTCTTGAAGTAAAAAATATCACTTATCAGTATGGAAACGGATTCAGAATAGGGGATGTGTCATTTTCTCTGTTCGAAAAAGAGGTTCTGGGTATAAAAGGAGCTAATGGTTCGGGTAAGACCACCCTGGCCAAATTATTGGCCGGACTCATCAAACCATCCCAGGGAGAAATAAAATTTTCTCAGAACAGTAAAAAACTGCCTGTTGCCAGGAAACTGGGTATGGTTCTTCAAAATCCTGATCATCAGCTGTTCATGGACAGTGTATACACGGAACTATCCTTTGGATTACCCGAGTTAGGATTTAGCTCTCAGCAAATTAAGGAGCAAGTTGAAGAAGTTATAGATTCCATGAATCTCAAAAAACTTAAAAATAGACATCCTCACTCTCTGAGTGGCGGTGAAAAGCAGAGAACACTAATATCTGCTTTAATGACTCGCAAACCTCAGATTTTAATCCTGGATGAGCCCACCACAGGGATGGATAACTATCATATGAAACAGCTGGTAAAAGAAATTAAAAATCTCAGAAAAACAGGAATGGCAGTGATTTTAATTTCCCATGATCAGGAATTCATACAAAAAGCAGCCACTAGAGTCATCACAATTTCCCATGGTCAGATCACCGATGATAAATACATGCATCAATTCACATAG
- the bchH gene encoding magnesium chelatase subunit H produces MKKILALTTINNTLSLKDAVEKIKKEHGELVKIRKVYLEEYEDPTISLEDIEKSIKQSDIILVDIRGDIRLARELPKLLDGKDKTVVVTVWGSPQILAMTKMGNFNGQEVIKTFQAHDMDLDHIIRYQKQDELPGKMDELLEDEVRQDMELWLQSLEYYGQNDSENLKNFILFLLKNFAGVEGLGEIPPAIEQPLYGLYLPYQGIYQDMEEYKRRIRFDDELPTVGVLFYGGMHFDDTRPLADALFEHLRGDANVLVVFSHVEKNITAINEYLKDIDLFVNLQYFQINGGPMGGSPEPTLKFFQKVDVPYLLSLRGYETDVHQWQSGEHDLSPLEIILGVTMPELDGAIEPLFTAGLETIQDPEMGRVKIIKVLPDRMEKQAQRIRKWLSLRKKENKDKKIAILTYNYPPGEENLAGSGYLDVFASMEIFLKQLQENGYHFDLPDEKLKDLFLKEGILNSPKYHQKTGIKIRKDEYISWFLKLPEDVQVMVKNHWGEPPGDIMVEGDRIILPGINLGNIFLGVQPSRGVHENPEDAYHDKELPPHHQYLAYYYYLEHVYGADALLHFGMHGTLEFTPGKQVGLSSSCFPDLLIGTLPHIYYYWVGNTSESTIAKRRSYAQCISHASPPMKSSGLYEDYLNLEELLNQYQENKDEKTLKIIEEMAEKLHLPLSADEISKELYRMKKRLIPHGLHVLDYKPNQEQLTDYLLGVLRIERQYPSILKLVAEAIEEDETEKTQQTRINESQLEDEAKIVIKSLIKENSLSKVSSRLEDTLEENASGKGEPQTKGNILPHLPDGYVEYVQGIIANIDGSQESQGLLKALEGRYITPCRGGDPIRDPDVYPTGRAMYAFDPRQIPTVAAESRGQMAAELLIKSYLEEHGTYPERVGIVLWGFETLKTGGDTIATILALLGMRIKHQKGAWFKNIEVIPLEELGRPRIDVTITICGIFRDTLATHIDFINRAVRRVTRLEESPEDNYPRKHYLEDSEKLGDLAMARIFGPAPTEYATSMRTRVENGNWEEEEELVENYQESMQYAYQEGTITESAEAFNRAISQVDLVTQERDNTEYEVTDLDHYYEFLGGLARTIESKRGEKADIMVVDSTEEEVRVEGLSQTIQRASRTRLLNPAWVDGMLNHEFHGAQKIQNSLEYLLGFAATTGQVENWLFDEAADKLLFDEKMRKRIQENNPYAAVKMGETLLETERRGYWEADEEKIKELRNLVVEMDAEVE; encoded by the coding sequence ATGAAAAAGATTCTGGCTCTAACCACCATTAACAACACTCTATCACTGAAGGATGCAGTGGAGAAAATTAAAAAGGAACATGGAGAACTGGTAAAAATAAGAAAGGTCTACCTGGAAGAATACGAGGATCCCACCATCTCCCTGGAGGATATTGAAAAAAGCATCAAACAATCGGACATTATCCTGGTTGACATCCGGGGAGATATTCGTCTAGCCAGAGAATTACCTAAGCTCCTGGATGGTAAAGATAAAACCGTGGTGGTAACGGTGTGGGGCAGTCCCCAGATCCTGGCCATGACCAAAATGGGTAATTTTAATGGTCAGGAAGTCATAAAAACCTTCCAAGCCCACGACATGGATCTGGATCATATTATCCGCTACCAGAAGCAGGATGAATTGCCAGGAAAGATGGATGAACTACTGGAAGATGAAGTCCGCCAAGATATGGAACTATGGCTCCAGTCCCTGGAATACTATGGGCAGAATGACTCAGAAAACCTTAAAAATTTCATATTATTCCTTTTAAAAAATTTTGCTGGTGTTGAAGGTCTGGGAGAGATTCCTCCCGCCATAGAACAACCCCTCTACGGTTTATACCTTCCTTATCAGGGCATCTACCAGGATATGGAGGAATATAAAAGGAGAATAAGATTCGATGATGAACTGCCCACGGTGGGTGTGCTGTTTTACGGGGGGATGCACTTTGATGACACCCGACCTCTGGCAGATGCACTCTTCGAACACCTCAGAGGGGATGCCAATGTCCTGGTGGTTTTCTCCCATGTGGAAAAGAACATCACTGCCATCAACGAGTACCTTAAAGATATCGATCTTTTCGTGAACTTGCAGTACTTCCAGATCAACGGAGGACCCATGGGTGGAAGTCCAGAACCCACTCTGAAATTCTTCCAGAAAGTGGATGTTCCCTACCTCCTGAGCCTCCGTGGATACGAGACTGATGTGCATCAATGGCAGTCTGGTGAGCATGATCTCAGTCCCCTGGAAATTATTCTGGGAGTGACCATGCCTGAGCTGGATGGTGCCATTGAACCATTATTCACTGCAGGCCTGGAAACCATCCAGGATCCGGAAATGGGCCGGGTGAAGATCATCAAAGTCCTCCCGGACCGGATGGAAAAACAGGCGCAAAGGATCCGCAAATGGCTGAGTCTCAGGAAGAAAGAAAATAAAGATAAAAAAATAGCCATACTCACCTATAATTACCCCCCTGGTGAGGAGAACCTGGCAGGATCCGGATACCTGGATGTGTTTGCCAGTATGGAGATATTCCTAAAGCAACTCCAGGAGAATGGCTACCACTTTGATCTGCCTGATGAGAAACTCAAGGATTTATTCCTGAAAGAAGGAATCTTAAACAGCCCCAAATATCACCAGAAAACCGGGATAAAGATCCGGAAGGATGAATACATATCATGGTTCTTAAAACTCCCTGAAGATGTTCAGGTAATGGTAAAAAATCATTGGGGTGAACCCCCAGGAGATATTATGGTAGAGGGCGATAGAATCATCCTACCTGGAATAAATCTGGGCAACATTTTCTTAGGGGTGCAGCCCAGCCGGGGAGTGCATGAAAACCCGGAAGATGCCTACCATGATAAGGAATTACCACCACACCACCAATACTTGGCATACTACTATTATCTGGAACATGTCTATGGGGCTGATGCACTCCTTCACTTCGGGATGCACGGAACCCTGGAATTCACTCCAGGAAAACAGGTGGGACTATCATCATCCTGCTTCCCTGACCTGCTAATCGGAACACTACCCCACATCTACTATTACTGGGTGGGAAACACCTCAGAATCTACTATAGCCAAGAGGAGATCCTATGCCCAATGCATATCCCATGCATCACCACCCATGAAGAGCTCAGGACTATATGAGGATTACCTGAACCTGGAAGAACTCCTAAACCAGTACCAGGAAAATAAAGATGAGAAAACCCTTAAAATAATAGAAGAGATGGCTGAAAAACTCCACCTGCCCCTAAGTGCGGATGAAATCTCAAAGGAACTCTACCGAATGAAAAAAAGACTAATACCTCATGGCCTGCACGTCTTAGATTATAAACCTAACCAGGAACAACTTACAGACTATCTTCTAGGAGTTTTAAGAATAGAACGCCAATATCCGTCCATATTGAAACTGGTTGCTGAGGCTATTGAAGAAGATGAGACAGAAAAAACACAACAAACTAGGATAAATGAGTCCCAACTTGAAGATGAGGCAAAAATAGTCATTAAATCATTAATTAAAGAAAATTCATTAAGCAAGGTAAGTTCCAGGTTAGAAGACACCTTAGAAGAGAACGCCTCAGGTAAAGGAGAACCTCAGACTAAAGGAAATATCCTTCCCCATCTTCCCGACGGGTATGTGGAATATGTGCAGGGAATAATCGCCAATATAGATGGTTCCCAGGAATCTCAGGGTTTATTAAAGGCTCTTGAAGGGCGATACATCACACCCTGCCGTGGAGGGGATCCTATCCGGGATCCAGATGTGTATCCCACGGGGAGGGCCATGTATGCCTTTGATCCCCGGCAGATACCTACAGTGGCTGCTGAAAGCCGGGGGCAGATGGCAGCAGAACTCTTAATAAAATCTTACCTGGAAGAACATGGTACTTATCCAGAGAGGGTGGGAATAGTATTGTGGGGTTTTGAAACCCTTAAAACCGGAGGAGACACCATCGCCACCATCCTGGCTCTATTGGGAATGCGTATCAAACACCAGAAAGGGGCCTGGTTTAAGAACATAGAGGTGATACCTTTAGAAGAACTGGGAAGGCCCAGAATCGATGTAACTATTACTATATGCGGTATATTCAGGGATACTCTGGCCACCCATATTGACTTTATCAACCGGGCAGTTCGCAGGGTAACCCGACTGGAAGAATCCCCGGAAGATAATTATCCACGTAAACATTACCTTGAGGATTCTGAAAAGCTGGGTGATCTGGCTATGGCCCGTATCTTCGGACCAGCACCCACAGAGTACGCCACCAGCATGCGCACCCGGGTGGAGAATGGGAACTGGGAGGAGGAAGAAGAACTGGTGGAAAACTACCAGGAAAGCATGCAATACGCCTACCAGGAAGGAACCATCACCGAGAGCGCAGAGGCATTCAACCGTGCCATTTCACAGGTGGACCTGGTCACCCAGGAAAGGGACAACACAGAATACGAGGTAACCGACCTGGACCATTACTACGAATTTTTAGGTGGACTGGCCAGAACCATAGAAAGTAAGCGGGGTGAAAAGGCAGATATAATGGTGGTGGACTCCACTGAAGAGGAAGTGAGGGTGGAAGGATTATCCCAGACCATCCAGAGAGCCAGTCGCACTCGACTGTTAAACCCGGCCTGGGTTGATGGGATGCTTAACCATGAATTCCACGGGGCACAGAAGATACAGAACAGCCTGGAATACCTCCTGGGATTCGCAGCCACCACTGGACAGGTTGAAAATTGGTTATTCGATGAAGCCGCTGACAAACTCTTATTTGATGAAAAGATGAGGAAAAGAATACAAGAAAACAATCCTTATGCTGCGGTGAAAATGGGAGAAACATTGCTTGAAACTGAACGACGCGGATACTGGGAGGCAGATGAAGAGAAAATAAAAGAGTTAAGGAATCTGGTGGTGGAGATGGATGCAGAAGTGGAATAA